Within the Paenibacillus sp. AN1007 genome, the region TTGCACTGGGTGCAGCTGTACAAGCGGGCGTACTGACAGGTGACGTTAAAGACGTGGTACTGCTCGACGTAACTCCACTGTCCCTGGGTATCGAAACTGCGGGCGGCGTATTCACGAAAATGATCGAGCGTAACACGACGATTCCTACAAGCAAATCTCAAGTGTTCTCCACTTACGCAGACAATCAGCCTAGCGTTGAGATTCACGTTCTGCAAGGTGAGCGCGAGATGGCTGCTGGCAACAAAACGCTTGGTCGCTTTATGCTGGGAGATATCCCGCCAGCCCCACGCGGCGTGCCGCAAATCGAAGTTAGCTTCGATATCGATGCCAACGGTATCGTTAACGTGTCTGCAACAGACAAAGGTACAAACAAAACGCAAAAAATCACAATCACTTCTTCCAGCGGTCTGAGCGATGCTGAAGTCGAGCAAATGATGAAAGATGCCGAACTCCATGCTGAGGAAGACAGAAAACGTAAAGAGCTTGTTGAAGCGAAAAATAGTGCAGACCAATTGATCTACTCTGTAGACAAAACAATTAAAGATCTTGGTGAAAAAGCAGATGCTGGCGAAGTAGAAAAAGCAAATGCAGCCAAAGAAAAACTGCAAGGTGTGCTGGCTTCCGACAATCTGGAAGATATCAAAGCGGCTACAGAAGAACTGACGGAGATCGTACAGCAGTTGTCTGTTAAACTGTATGAGCAGGCTCAAGCTCAAGAGCAAGCAGCTCAAGGCGCTGAAGAACAGCAGGGTTCCGCAAAACGCGACAACGTCGTAGACGCTGATTACGAAGTTGTGGACGAAGATAAAAAATAATTAATTCGCAGCTGCTGCGAATTAAACATCGGTGACGTTCGGATTAAAGGGAAAGTCATAGCCGGGGCTCCCGTGCTTTGACTTTCCTTTTGTCACGATGTGCGATAAGGTGAATGTTATGGGGGTGGAAGAGTGGCTGAAAAACGTGATTATTATGAGGTGCTCGGCGTAAGCAAAAATGCGAGCGACGAGGAAATCAAGAAGGCATACCGCAAGCTCGCCCGTCAGTATCACCCTGACGTGAACAAGGCTGCAGATGCGGAGGCCAAATTCAAGGAAGTAAAAGAAGCTTATGATGTCGTAAGTGACAGCCAGAAGCGTGCTCAGTACGATCAGTACGGTCACATTGATCCGAATCAGGGTGGATTCGGCGGTGGAGACTTCGGCGGAGGCGGGTTTGGCGACATCTTTGATATGTTCTTTGGCGGAGGCGGTGGACGTCGTGACCCGAATGCACCGCAGCGGGGAAATGACCTGCAGTACACTATGACTATTGAGTTCAAGGAAGCTGTATTCGGCAAGGAAACGGATATTACGATTCCGCGCACCGAGGGCTGTGATACTTGTCATGGTTCAGGTGCCAAACCAGGAACGAAGCCGGAAACATGTTCCGTATGTCACGGCAGTGGACAGCAGGAAGTCGTACAAAATACGCCGTTTGGCCGTATGGTGAATCGTCGCGCTTGTTCCAACTGCAGCGGAACCGGACAGATTATTAAAGAAAAATGCACGACCTGCAGCGGCAGCGGCAAAGTTCGCAAACAGCGTAAAATTCATGTTCGCATTCCAGCGGGTGTGGATGACGGTGCACAGCTGCGCATGACAGGTGAAGGTGAAGGCGGTCTTCGCGGTGGCCCGGCAGGAGACTTGTACATTGTCATTCGTGTGAAATCTCATGATTTCTTTGAACGCGAGGGTGATGACATCTACTGTGAGGTTCCACTGACATTTGCTCAAGCAGCGCTTGGAGACGAGATCGAAATTCCGACACTTACGGAAAAAGTGAAGTTGAAAATTCCGGCCGGCACACAGACCGGTACGTATTTCCGTCTCAAAGGCAAAGGTGTTCCGCGCCTGCGTGGTATGGGACAAGGGGATCAGCATGTGAAAGTAGTTGTAGTTACACCAAGCAAGCTGAGTGATGAGCAGAAAGACCTGCTTCGTCAAATCGCTGCACTGGATGGCGAACAAACACATGAGCATGAGCAGTCTTTTTTTGATCGAGTAAAACGCGCCTTTCGCGGCGACTGATTAACATATATAAGAGCGTAGTATGGAGACACTTTCGATTATCGGGGGTGTCTTTTTTTATGTGATCATATCTTTTCAAGTAATTGTAGAGTGAGCGGTTCGGTATATTCTGGGCTCCGCTGCGGAAAGATAGCAGGGCGGGAACGATATGTTAAACAGGTATGAGAGAACGAAGGAAGCAGGTGGCACAAGTGACGGAAAAAAATATTTTGGCCTATTTTCACAGCCCAGAGCAGGCACAGGGAGCGGCCAAAAAATTGGAGGCACTGCGAGTGGAGGATCTATCCATAAATCGTTTCAGCCGTTATGCAGGTGTCGGCCCAAGCGGAGCCTCCTACAGACCGGGCATCTCTGGAAGTTACTCATCGTGGTTGCCCGATGCGATGCAGACCAATGCCAGCTCGGGCATTATGGCTGCGGCTGACCCTGCTGCCAGCGGAATGAGTGATGGCGGACAAGGCGGTCCTACGGGAAGGGATGTTTTGCTAACTGTCGTTGTAGATGAAGAGGTACATCACCGGGCAATGTCGATCATTGAACAAGCCGGTGGCATGATCTAATTTCAAAAGGAGGAAGAACAAGATGGCTAATCGACAACGACCAGGCGAGATTTTAACGAAAACAGAAAAGATGAAACGGCTGCAGTCCGCTAAAAATGAGGATGTAGAGTTCAGCGCAGAAGCGGCGGATCACGAGGATATTGAAGCATTGCGCCGCAGTGAGGCGGCAGATCGCCGCCAAGGAAGAGAAATTCATGACTGAAGATCGCTCGGCGGTCACACTTGAAGCCGTATTTACGAGTTGGTCTGAAGCAGAATCTGCACGCAGAGTACTGGAGCTGCTGCATCCTAATCAGCTCCGGATCGAGAGTCTGCGCGAACATACAGGGACAGCTGGATCAAGCGGGGGCAAGCAGGATGACAGCTCGCCAACAGCGGTTGTTGGCGGCTTCAGCGGCGAGCTGAATGTGCTTGCTCTAATTAGTGATGAGACCGAGGTTTTATCTAAGGGACAGGTTTATGATGATCCGAAGGGCAGTGCAGCGGGAAGCTCGAAACAGGGTATTCTGCTGACTGTCTCCGTCTCACAGGATTCTCTGCCGCAGGCTGCGGAGATGATTACACAGAACGGTGGTCGTTTCTACTAGTTTATTCGTAATAAGAACCAGCAGGCGAAAAAACAGAGCAGGATATCCGGGCAGTCTGGCTGCGGATATCCTGTTTTGTTTTCTTTTATGTGCAGGCTTTGTGCTCCGGCTTGCTTGTGTAGTACAATAGTTGGGATGTTTAAATTATAAGCAGGCAAAACCATGTTTTAATTATTGAGGAGGCAAAACCACGTATGTTATGGCATGAACTAACAATACATACCACAGAAGAAGCTGTGGAGATGATTTCCAATTTTTTGCATGAAGCGGGTGCTGGAGGGGTATCGATTGAAGAGTCCGGTACTTTAAATAAAAAACGGGATACAACTTATGGCGAGTTATATGATGTTCCGCTCAACGATATTCCTGAAGGTTTTGCTGTTATCAAAGGATACTTCTCCGAAGGTACAGACATGGATGCGCTGCAGGCAGAAGTTAATCCGAGAATTGAGGAATTATCCGATTTTGGCATTGATGCCGGCCAAGTTCGGTATGAAACACGCACGGTGGATGAAAATGACTGGGCTACAGCATGGAAGCAGTACTTCAAACCTGTTCGTATCTCCGAACGTCTGACGATCAAGCCAACATGGGAGGAGTACACGCCGGAAAGTGCAGAAGAGAAGATTATTGAGCTGGACCCCGGGATGGCCTTCGGTACAGGTACGCACCCGACGACAACGCTCTGTCTTCGTACGTTGGAAAAAGTCATCCAAGGCGGAGAAGAGATCATTGATGTTGGTACAGGGTCTGGCATTCTGGCGATTGGCGCGGTACAGTTGGGTGCAAAACATGTGCTGGCGCTTGACCTTGATCCGGTTGCTGTAACGAGCGCTGTGGAAAATGTAGAGCTGAACAACATGCAGCAGCGGATTACAGTCAAAGAGAGCGATCTGTTATCTGTACTGGGGAGTCAAGACCCAGCCTTGGGCGTAAAACTTCCTGTCAAAATTATTGTAGCCAACATTTTGGCTGAAATTATTTTGCTGTTTGTGGATGATGTGTATAACGCACTGGAGTCTGGCGGCATTTATATCGTTTCGGGGATATGGAAAAACAAGGAGCAGGTTGTGCATGATGCTCTTGTATCATCCGGATTTGAAGTGCGGGCCATTGAGCGTGAAGAGGACTGGCTGGCGTTTGAAGCCAGAAAGAGGTAAATATGGATTTTCTGGATCGATTCCTACGTCTTCCGCTGGAACAACTGCCGTTTTTTCTGGTGACCATTCTGATTGCATTTACGGTTCATGAATTCGCGCATGCGTACTTTGCTAACAAGTTTGGTGATCCGACAGCGAAGCTGCTCGGAAGAGTCACGCTGAACCCGGTTGTGCACTTTGACCTGCTGGGCGTGCTGCTGCTCGTGATCGCAGGTTTTGGGTGGGCGCGTCCTGTTCCCGTAAACCGTGCAAATTTTGATAAACCGAGACTAATGGGTACAATCGTGTCGGTAGTAGGTCCACTTAGCAATCTGCTGCTTGCGATCATCGGTGCAGTTATCTATGGAATATTGTTTGGATCAGGTGTATTGGGAAACATTGAGAATGAGCGGGTCGCTACAGCCGTGATGACTTTTTTGCCGATGTTCAGCATAACGAACTTCTTCTTGTTTATGTTTAATCTGATTCCGCTTCCGCCACTCGATGGTTACCGTATTCTCGAAGATGTGCTTCCGCCATCGATCAGCCGCAAAATGCAGGGGATAGAACAGTGGTCCATCATTGTATTTCTGCTGATTCTGATTATTCCGCCACTGCAGGCCGTTACGATTCAGCCGTTATATTTGTTTGCCAGCAATATGTACATGGATTTGGTAGGTCTGGTTATTGAGCTGTACCGATCATGATCTGTCCTGAAAATGGGCTGTAAAGCTGGTCAGAAATGAATAAAAGTTGTATGATCATCTGTGGCGACTGGAATCCTGCCTGTTTTCCTGCGGGGGAATTCCAGTCATAACAGGAAAGAATGGGTGGACAGACATATGCAGCGGTATTTTATATCTGCAGAGCAGTTTAGTGAACATGAAGTGCTTATTACGGGTGATGATGCTCGTCATATCGGCAAAGTCATGCGCGGCAAGCCTGGAGACAAGCTGATCGTCAGCGACGGGAACTCCAGAGAAGCTTTGGTTGCCATCGATAGTATTGAAGCGGGCGAAGTAAAAGCAGTCATTCTGGAACCGCTCGTTATGGATCATGAAGCAAAATTGAGTGTTACTGTGGCACAAAGTTTGCCTAAAGGCGACAAGATGGAAACGGTAATCCAGCGATGCACGGAAATCGGAGCCGTATCATTTGTACCTTTTTTATCGGAACGCACGATTGTACAGTATGATGCCAAAAAAGAAGGCAAACGTCTGGAGCGGTGGCGGAAAATCGCCAAGGAAGCTGCTGAACAGAGCCATCGTAATCGAATTCCAACTGTTGAGCAGCCGCTTTCCTGGAAAGGGCTGTTATCTTCTTTTGGGGACTATGATCTGGTATGTTATTGTTATGAAAAAGAGGACGGCAAGCAGCTTAAAGATGTTCTGAAGCCGTTTGTAGGACAGCTTGCTCCTGATGCAGGAGCGAAAGTGCTGATTGTTGTTGGACCTGAGGGCGGATTTTCCGAAAAGGAAACGGCCCAGGCAGATGAGGCAGGTGCGGTATCCGTTGGACTGGGCAGGCGCATTTTGCGTGCCGAGACGGCAGGTATGGCTGCATTGACATGTGTTCTATATGAATCCGGAGAAATGGGGGGAATGTAATTATGCCATCCGTGGCGTTTTACACCTTGGGCTGCAAAGTTAATTTTTATGATACAGAGGCAATCTGGCAATTATTCAAAAACGAAGGATACGAACAGGTAGACTTTGACGAACAGACAGCAGATGTCTATTTGATTAATACGTGTACCGTAACAAACACAGGCGACAAAAAGAGTCGTCAAATTATCCGCCGAGCGATTCGGCGTAATCCCGATGCGATTGTAGCGGTAACAGGCTGTTACGCACAGACATCTCCTGCTGAGATTCTGGATATTCCTGGTGTTGACCTGGTGATTGGAACTCAGGATCGGGATAAAATTTTGCCATATGTGAGAGAAATACAGGAATCGCGCCAACCCGTTAATGCGGTGCGCAACATTATGAAAACACGGGTGTTTGAAGAGATGGACGTGCCGGATTTTGCGGATCGTACGCGTGCATTCCTCAAAATTCAGGATGGATGCAACAACTTCTGTACGTTCTGCATCATTCCATGGTCTCGTGGTCTGTCCCGCAGTCGTGAGGCACACAGCATTGTTCAGCAGGCACATCAGCTGGTACAAGCGGGTTACAAAGAGATTGTTCTAACAGGCATTCATACTGGCGGGTACGGAGATGACATGGAGAACTATGATCTGACCGATCTGCTGTGGGACTTGGACAAAGTGGAAGGACTGGAGCGTATTCGGATCAGCTCTATTGAAGCAAGCCAGATTGATGACCGGATGCTCGATGTAATCAAACGTTCGGACAAACTGGTTCGTCATTTCCACATTCCGCTGCAGGCAGGAGATGACACCGTTCTGAAACGCATGCGCCGCAAATATACGACTGCAGAATTCTATAACAAAATGCTGCGTATACGTGAGGCTATGCCGGATGTTGCGATCACAACCGACGTTATCGTAGGTTTCCCGGGTGAAACGGACGAGATGTACCGCAATGGGTATGATCTGATGCGTAAAATCGGCTTCTCGGAAATGCACGTATTCCCTTACTCCAAACGGACAGGCACTCCGGCAGCACGCATGGAAGATCAAGTGGATGAGGACATTAAAAATGCGCGGGTGCATGAATTAATTGAACTGTCCGAACAGATGCAGCTGGAATATGCACAGAAGTTTGTTGGACAAGTGCTGGAAGTAATTCCAGAAGGTGAAGCCAAAGGCCGCGAAGGCAGCGGCAAGCTGCACGGATACAGTGACAACTACATTCAGCTGGTGTTCGACGGAACACCTGACATGGTCGGTAAAGTGTGCCGTGTGAAGCTGACTGAAGCAGGTGCGAATGAAAGTCAAGGTACGCTGGTTCGTGTATTGGAAGAGAATCTGAAATCTGCTGCGATGTAATCGAGGCGTTAGGAACAAGGATTTCATTTCCTTGGGGAGAGTACCCGAGGAGATGAGGTCCTTCTTTGCCAAGGGAAGAAATTGAAGCGTGTGGGGGAGAATATCATGAACAAAAAGGAAATTTCAGCAGGCGGCGTTGTATACAGAACCGGAGAAGACGGTCAGCTTCAAATACAACTTATTATGGATCGTTACGGTAAAATAACACTTGCCAAAGGCAAGATGGAAGATGGAGAAACGATCGAACAGACGGCCCTTCGTGAAATTCTGGAAGAAACAGGTATGGTGGGCCGTATTATCGAACCGATTAATATCATTGCTTATACGTATCAGCATGCTGAATTTGGGCCCGTGGACAAGGAAGTGCACTATTACCTCGTGGAAGCGGAAAGCGGTGATCTGCAGCCTCAGATTGAAGAGATCAAAGGTGTGGATTGGTATACTCCGGAAGAGGCTTGGTCCAAACAGCAGCAGAACGGATACGACAACAACGATGATGTTGTGCGCGCTGGCTTGAACAAACTGGGTGTCAATGTATAAACAGTGAGTATTTCGCTGCATCGATGTCTGCATGTTCTACAAGCCCGGGAAGGGTTGACAGCATTTCAAACCACAGGTGTCTTGGCCGAAGAGGCGATGACAGGTGTTTTTTTGTGCCAGATGGGCAGGTAACAGAACGGTAAAGCCAGCAGTGAGCTGATGATATTAAAAAGAGTCTGGGCATGCGCAATCTGTGCCCCTTGATCCGCTGAGAGCCAGGCCGAAGCTGCATGCAGCTGGCTGATCAGCGGCATAAACAGCAGCGCTCCCGCAATGTTAAGCACCACATGGGAGGCTGCCACAAATTTGCCTGCCGACGCCCCGCCCGCGGCTGCAATAACAGCGGTGATGCAGGTCCCGACATTGGACCCGATCACGATAGCGATGCCGATCTCCACAGGCAGTACGCCTGTGGCGGCCAGCGTGATCGCCATGCTGATGACCGCGGCACTGCTGTGAATCAGCGCGGTCAGGCAGGCCCCTGCGAGAAAGCCCCACCACAGGCTGTCCGCCGAGCGGTCCAGAAACCATTGAAATACCCCCATGCTGCGGAGCGGAATGGCAATGGACTGCATGACCTGAATGCCTGTCATGACGAGCGCAAAGCCTGCTGCTGCGAGGAAGCTGAATTGTATGTTGGCCAACGTCCGGCGGGTGCGCGCAGGAGCAGCTTGATTGCGTTCAGCAAGGATAACAAATATGGACCATCCTGTCAGCGATAGGAGCAGCAGCGGCAGTGAAGCACGTCCAATCTGAAGGCCGACCAGTTCCGTTGTCAGACAGGTTCCGATATTGGTTCCAAGGATAATGCCGAGCGTACGGCCGTAGGTAATTAATCGTGCATTAGCCAAACCAATCGTCAGTACGGTTACGGCTGTGCTGCTCTGCAGCAGTGCCGTTGCACCAGCGCTGAATGCCATGCCCTTCCACGGGGCAGAGGTGGCGCGGTTCAGCCAGCCTGCGAGCATAGGCCCGGCCATTCGCTGCAGCGCCGTCTCCATCAGCTTCATGCCGCCAAAAAAAATGATAAGCCCATACAGCAAAGGCAGAATTATATCCCTGAACATGATTACATCATTCCTCCCGTCCCGATTGCTTATCACTTATCCTATGAGAAAGTGGAGACAAGCATGACAGGTGAAGGAGTGTTATAAAAAGATGCTATATAAGTTGATATTCATTTACACGTGAACGGAGAGGACGGAAAAAACCTGAAAAAGCGGAGCGGTCGCCTTTATCACCGGATTTCCCTTTGAAAAAGGCATTCAAAAAATCTGGGGATAACAGCGATTGGAAGGTTATTCTGTCATCGGAGTGGACGAAATCGAATCCAAAGAAGCGAAGCGTGCGCCTGAAAGCTTTCTGAAAGAAAGCTGCTCGGAAGCATTGGCTTGTCACCGGATTTTCCCTTTGGAGAAGGGGAATCAGAAAAATCTGGAGACAACAGCGATCGTAGGATCAATTCGCCCCCGGAGCGCCATAAAACTGCCGGCCCCCAATTCAAAAGATACGGTGATTCGGCAAACGTAGCGGAGGGGACGAAATCGAATCCAAGGAAGCGAAGCGTTCGCCTTTGTCCTCGGATTTTCCCTTTGAAGAAAGGGAATCCAAAAAAATCTGAGGACAACAGCGATCATAGGATCGATTCGTCCCCGGAGCGGCCTCTGCCGCCCAAACCTGTCTTTTCAACTAAAATAAGAAAGAAGTGGATCAATCTTGCCATCCGTAACACTGGAACGCAGCCGCAAAAAACGGCTGGAACATGCACATCCCTGGGTTTTTAAAAATGAAATTGCGTCCGTAGACGGCAATCCGGAACCGGGTGATATCGTCAATGTACTGAATCATCAAGGTCGTTACTTGGCGACGGGTTATTATAATCCGGCTTCGCAGATTACCGTGCGCGTGGTCTCGTACCAGCCTTTGGAATTTGAACAGATGGACACGGCCTTTTTCGCAGCACGTTTTCGTGACTGTCTGCGTCACCGGGAACGCTTCATACAGGGTGGGGAAGCGTATCGTCTCGTTTACGGCGAAGCCGATTTTCTGCCTGGACTGATCGTTGACCGAT harbors:
- a CDS encoding RsmE family RNA methyltransferase, which codes for MQRYFISAEQFSEHEVLITGDDARHIGKVMRGKPGDKLIVSDGNSREALVAIDSIEAGEVKAVILEPLVMDHEAKLSVTVAQSLPKGDKMETVIQRCTEIGAVSFVPFLSERTIVQYDAKKEGKRLERWRKIAKEAAEQSHRNRIPTVEQPLSWKGLLSSFGDYDLVCYCYEKEDGKQLKDVLKPFVGQLAPDAGAKVLIVVGPEGGFSEKETAQADEAGAVSVGLGRRILRAETAGMAALTCVLYESGEMGGM
- the dnaJ gene encoding molecular chaperone DnaJ; this encodes MAEKRDYYEVLGVSKNASDEEIKKAYRKLARQYHPDVNKAADAEAKFKEVKEAYDVVSDSQKRAQYDQYGHIDPNQGGFGGGDFGGGGFGDIFDMFFGGGGGRRDPNAPQRGNDLQYTMTIEFKEAVFGKETDITIPRTEGCDTCHGSGAKPGTKPETCSVCHGSGQQEVVQNTPFGRMVNRRACSNCSGTGQIIKEKCTTCSGSGKVRKQRKIHVRIPAGVDDGAQLRMTGEGEGGLRGGPAGDLYIVIRVKSHDFFEREGDDIYCEVPLTFAQAALGDEIEIPTLTEKVKLKIPAGTQTGTYFRLKGKGVPRLRGMGQGDQHVKVVVVTPSKLSDEQKDLLRQIAALDGEQTHEHEQSFFDRVKRAFRGD
- a CDS encoding YfhD family protein, whose translation is MANRQRPGEILTKTEKMKRLQSAKNEDVEFSAEAADHEDIEALRRSEAADRRQGREIHD
- the mtaB gene encoding tRNA (N(6)-L-threonylcarbamoyladenosine(37)-C(2))-methylthiotransferase MtaB, whose translation is MPSVAFYTLGCKVNFYDTEAIWQLFKNEGYEQVDFDEQTADVYLINTCTVTNTGDKKSRQIIRRAIRRNPDAIVAVTGCYAQTSPAEILDIPGVDLVIGTQDRDKILPYVREIQESRQPVNAVRNIMKTRVFEEMDVPDFADRTRAFLKIQDGCNNFCTFCIIPWSRGLSRSREAHSIVQQAHQLVQAGYKEIVLTGIHTGGYGDDMENYDLTDLLWDLDKVEGLERIRISSIEASQIDDRMLDVIKRSDKLVRHFHIPLQAGDDTVLKRMRRKYTTAEFYNKMLRIREAMPDVAITTDVIVGFPGETDEMYRNGYDLMRKIGFSEMHVFPYSKRTGTPAARMEDQVDEDIKNARVHELIELSEQMQLEYAQKFVGQVLEVIPEGEAKGREGSGKLHGYSDNYIQLVFDGTPDMVGKVCRVKLTEAGANESQGTLVRVLEENLKSAAM
- a CDS encoding Na/Pi symporter, whose protein sequence is MFRDIILPLLYGLIIFFGGMKLMETALQRMAGPMLAGWLNRATSAPWKGMAFSAGATALLQSSTAVTVLTIGLANARLITYGRTLGIILGTNIGTCLTTELVGLQIGRASLPLLLLSLTGWSIFVILAERNQAAPARTRRTLANIQFSFLAAAGFALVMTGIQVMQSIAIPLRSMGVFQWFLDRSADSLWWGFLAGACLTALIHSSAAVISMAITLAATGVLPVEIGIAIVIGSNVGTCITAVIAAAGGASAGKFVAASHVVLNIAGALLFMPLISQLHAASAWLSADQGAQIAHAQTLFNIISSLLALPFCYLPIWHKKTPVIASSAKTPVV
- a CDS encoding NUDIX domain-containing protein, which translates into the protein MMNKKEISAGGVVYRTGEDGQLQIQLIMDRYGKITLAKGKMEDGETIEQTALREILEETGMVGRIIEPINIIAYTYQHAEFGPVDKEVHYYLVEAESGDLQPQIEEIKGVDWYTPEEAWSKQQQNGYDNNDDVVRAGLNKLGVNV
- the prmA gene encoding 50S ribosomal protein L11 methyltransferase encodes the protein MLWHELTIHTTEEAVEMISNFLHEAGAGGVSIEESGTLNKKRDTTYGELYDVPLNDIPEGFAVIKGYFSEGTDMDALQAEVNPRIEELSDFGIDAGQVRYETRTVDENDWATAWKQYFKPVRISERLTIKPTWEEYTPESAEEKIIELDPGMAFGTGTHPTTTLCLRTLEKVIQGGEEIIDVGTGSGILAIGAVQLGAKHVLALDLDPVAVTSAVENVELNNMQQRITVKESDLLSVLGSQDPALGVKLPVKIIVANILAEIILLFVDDVYNALESGGIYIVSGIWKNKEQVVHDALVSSGFEVRAIEREEDWLAFEARKR
- a CDS encoding site-2 protease family protein — encoded protein: MDFLDRFLRLPLEQLPFFLVTILIAFTVHEFAHAYFANKFGDPTAKLLGRVTLNPVVHFDLLGVLLLVIAGFGWARPVPVNRANFDKPRLMGTIVSVVGPLSNLLLAIIGAVIYGILFGSGVLGNIENERVATAVMTFLPMFSITNFFLFMFNLIPLPPLDGYRILEDVLPPSISRKMQGIEQWSIIVFLLILIIPPLQAVTIQPLYLFASNMYMDLVGLVIELYRS